A region of Candidatus Paceibacterota bacterium DNA encodes the following proteins:
- a CDS encoding rod shape-determining protein: protein MSLLDTIKSYSERFHRWFSDDIGIDLGTANTLVYLRGRGVVINEPSIVAVNQRTGQVVAVGKQAKDMLGRTPAHISAVQPLIDGVVSDFEVTEEMLAYLINKAQEGKRAFLGPRVVIGVPSGITSVEIRAVRDAAQNAGAREVHIIEEPMAAAIGMKLPVHEPMGSMVVDIGGGTCDVAVVSLGGIVRSKNIRIAGDKLNRDIAAYIRGEFKILIGERTAEELKIAAGSLVDGSEPIEATVRGRDLVTGLPREVVITDADIREAISVSINHLIDAVKEVLETTPPEVLSDIMQRGIYISGGGALINGLSTMLASELGIPVYVTHDPLTAVVRGTGIVLEDIERYREVLIENEDELSPTE from the coding sequence ATGTCGCTCCTCGATACAATCAAGTCATACTCTGAGAGATTCCATCGGTGGTTCTCGGACGATATTGGTATTGACCTCGGTACCGCAAACACATTGGTGTACTTGCGTGGACGCGGTGTGGTCATCAATGAACCGTCAATCGTCGCGGTTAATCAACGTACCGGCCAGGTGGTTGCTGTTGGTAAGCAGGCAAAGGATATGCTCGGCCGTACCCCGGCGCATATTAGCGCAGTACAGCCGCTTATTGACGGAGTCGTCTCTGACTTTGAGGTGACCGAAGAGATGCTCGCGTATTTGATAAACAAAGCGCAGGAGGGAAAGCGAGCGTTTCTTGGTCCGCGGGTGGTCATCGGTGTGCCTTCAGGGATTACGAGTGTTGAGATCCGCGCGGTGCGTGACGCGGCGCAGAATGCCGGTGCGCGCGAGGTGCACATCATTGAAGAACCGATGGCGGCCGCGATCGGTATGAAACTTCCCGTGCATGAGCCTATGGGAAGTATGGTGGTTGATATAGGTGGCGGGACCTGTGATGTTGCGGTTGTCTCGCTTGGTGGCATTGTGCGGTCGAAGAATATTCGGATTGCCGGCGATAAACTCAATCGAGATATTGCGGCATATATTCGCGGTGAGTTTAAGATTCTTATCGGCGAGCGGACTGCCGAGGAGCTCAAGATTGCGGCCGGCTCACTTGTTGATGGGTCCGAGCCGATCGAGGCAACTGTGCGTGGGCGAGACCTCGTGACCGGGCTTCCGCGCGAGGTTGTGATAACTGACGCCGATATTCGAGAAGCAATCTCGGTATCTATTAACCATCTTATTGACGCAGTTAAAGAGGTGCTCGAGACAACACCGCCAGAGGTGCTCTCTGATATTATGCAACGGGGGATTTATATCTCCGGCGGCGGCGCGCTTATTAACGGACTTTCGACAATGCTTGCGTCAGAGCTTGGGATTCCGGTGTATGTAACACATGACCCACTAACGGCAGTTGTGCGCGGCACCGGTATTGTTCTTGAGGATATCGAACGTTATCGAGAGGTATTGATAGAGAATGAAGATGAACTTTCGCCGACGGAATAA
- a CDS encoding His/Gly/Thr/Pro-type tRNA ligase C-terminal domain-containing protein has protein sequence MRQSQLFTKTRKEAPSDEVSKNAQLLIRGGYIHKRMAGVYEFLPLGLRVFNKITDVIREEMNAIGGQELKLTALQDPAIWKKTDRWSDEAIDVWFKSELANGTEVGFGTTHEEPITQLFSEYISSYKDLPRYAYQFQTKFRNELRAKSGIMRAREFVMKDLYSFSRSEEEFREFYEQAAEAYMKIFDRLGIGDRTYRTFASGGAFSKYSDEFQTLSDAGEDTIYIHEEKGIAVNKEVYTDEVLRDLGITKNELKEEKAVEVGNIFPLGTRFSDALNLTYKDEEGKAQPVTMGSYGIGPGRLMGTVVEVLADEKGIVWPEEIAPFQMHLVSLAGDDERVSVYADELYERLTASGVEVLYDDRDLRAGEKFADSDLIGVPTRIVVSKKTLEAGMIERVDRRTGEVDMIKEEVLFV, from the coding sequence ATGCGGCAATCACAACTCTTCACCAAGACTAGAAAAGAAGCCCCTTCTGACGAGGTTTCCAAAAATGCACAGCTTCTCATCCGTGGCGGCTATATCCACAAACGCATGGCCGGTGTGTACGAATTCTTACCGCTTGGTCTTCGTGTTTTCAACAAGATCACTGACGTTATTCGTGAGGAGATGAACGCTATTGGCGGGCAAGAGCTCAAGCTCACCGCACTCCAAGATCCGGCGATATGGAAGAAGACCGACCGCTGGAGTGATGAGGCGATCGATGTGTGGTTCAAGAGCGAGCTCGCGAACGGCACTGAGGTGGGTTTTGGTACAACACACGAAGAACCGATCACACAGCTCTTCTCAGAGTATATCTCTTCATACAAGGACCTTCCGCGGTACGCGTACCAGTTCCAGACAAAGTTTCGCAATGAGCTGCGTGCAAAGAGCGGCATCATGCGCGCGCGCGAGTTCGTCATGAAGGACCTCTACTCGTTCTCTCGCTCGGAAGAGGAATTCCGTGAGTTCTATGAGCAGGCTGCGGAGGCATACATGAAGATCTTTGACCGGCTTGGTATTGGTGACCGGACATACCGCACCTTCGCATCAGGTGGTGCGTTCAGTAAGTACAGTGACGAGTTCCAGACACTCTCGGACGCCGGCGAGGATACTATCTACATACACGAAGAGAAGGGGATTGCAGTTAATAAAGAGGTCTACACTGACGAGGTGCTTAGAGATCTCGGAATCACGAAGAACGAGCTCAAGGAAGAGAAAGCAGTCGAGGTGGGCAATATCTTCCCCTTGGGAACCCGCTTCTCGGATGCACTCAACCTTACCTACAAAGATGAAGAAGGAAAGGCACAGCCGGTTACTATGGGAAGCTACGGTATCGGCCCGGGGCGGCTCATGGGCACAGTCGTTGAGGTGCTCGCCGACGAGAAAGGAATCGTGTGGCCGGAGGAGATAGCGCCGTTTCAGATGCACCTTGTCTCGCTCGCGGGCGATGACGAGCGTGTCTCGGTGTATGCCGACGAGCTCTACGAGCGACTCACAGCGTCTGGTGTTGAGGTGCTCTATGACGATCGTGACCTGCGCGCAGGGGAGAAGTTTGCTGACAGCGACCTTATTGGTGTGCCAACACGTATTGTGGTGAGCAAGAAGACCCTTGAAGCAGGAATGATTGAACGAGTGGACCGCAGGACAGGAGAGGTCGATATGATCAAGGAGGAAGTATTGTTTGTGTAG
- a CDS encoding site-2 protease family protein, producing the protein MNVLIFLVVLVALILVHEFGHFIIAKRSGIRVDEFGIGFPPRLFGKKFGETLYSINLLPFGGFVRIYGENPEEVTETENGRALVHAPKYIQAAVLFGGVFFNIIFAWILFSGVFMVGTPTLVTEGDQYQKYISDTRVMVMNTLAGSPADRAGLAVGDEIVSIIAAGERVEPSYATDVSAFVASHGEEAVEFEVARGGEVYNISTQAEAGIIESDPETYAIGIGIGRVGTLTLPPHRAVIVGAEQTALQLVNVAKGIATLLYDALLFRADLSGIAGPVGIVSLVGSASAHGLIALANFVALISLNLAVINLIPFPALDGGRLLFLAIEAVKGSRITLRVAQTFNLIGFALLILLMLAVTYNDILRLLS; encoded by the coding sequence ATGAATGTTCTGATCTTTCTTGTAGTACTCGTTGCACTCATCCTTGTGCATGAATTCGGGCATTTTATCATCGCGAAGCGCTCAGGTATTCGTGTGGACGAGTTTGGTATTGGGTTCCCACCACGGCTCTTCGGCAAGAAGTTTGGTGAGACCCTCTACTCGATAAACCTCCTACCGTTTGGTGGGTTCGTGCGTATCTACGGCGAGAATCCTGAAGAAGTCACGGAGACGGAGAACGGGCGTGCTCTGGTTCATGCTCCAAAGTATATACAGGCGGCAGTGCTTTTTGGCGGGGTGTTTTTCAATATCATCTTTGCATGGATACTTTTCTCGGGTGTGTTCATGGTAGGTACGCCGACTCTTGTTACTGAGGGGGATCAGTACCAAAAATACATCTCTGACACGCGCGTCATGGTTATGAATACACTTGCTGGTTCACCGGCAGACCGCGCCGGGCTTGCGGTGGGTGATGAGATCGTCTCGATTATAGCGGCGGGTGAGCGGGTAGAGCCTTCTTATGCGACTGATGTCTCAGCGTTCGTTGCTTCTCATGGTGAAGAAGCTGTTGAGTTTGAGGTGGCGCGCGGGGGAGAGGTGTACAATATATCGACACAGGCCGAAGCAGGAATCATTGAAAGTGACCCGGAGACATACGCAATTGGTATCGGTATCGGGCGCGTTGGTACGCTCACGCTCCCGCCGCACCGCGCAGTCATTGTGGGTGCCGAGCAGACCGCTCTCCAGCTCGTGAATGTCGCCAAAGGAATCGCGACGTTGCTTTATGACGCGTTGTTGTTCCGTGCCGACCTCTCAGGCATTGCGGGACCGGTGGGTATCGTCTCACTTGTGGGGAGTGCATCTGCGCACGGTCTTATTGCACTTGCAAACTTTGTTGCGCTTATCTCGCTTAATCTTGCGGTCATCAACTTGATCCCATTCCCGGCACTCGATGGCGGCAGACTTCTCTTTCTTGCGATTGAGGCAGTGAAGGGTTCGCGAATCACCCTGCGCGTCGCGCAGACATTCAACCTCATTGGCTTTGCGCTTTTAATACTCCTTATGCTCGCCGTCACCTACAACGACATCCTCCGCCTCCTTTCCTAA